TGTAAAATAATACGAGGTGTTAAACTACACTTGATTCGAGAACATCCTCGCAAGTTATTTCATTGTACCAGTTGTTTTCGGAATGATGAATCAGTGGCACTTCCATTGCGAAGCCGGAAACCAAAATCCACTAGAGATACACTACAATATTTTGTGGATGTCAAACAGGTGAGTAATCCGAATGAAATTGCTGAGACGCAGTTGGAAATAGTTGAAACATTTGGAGAATTAATATTTGTGATGAATAGCAAATTTCTTTGATTAatctttttcatgaataacttttgaaaaaatactgtGAAGTCGTGGGAAATCTAAAACTTCAATAtcttattattatgattatatatgatattgattataaatttttcatttccattttttaaccTTCCCCTTAattttgattgtttttttttcgtaacaaaatccaaaaagaggcgaattttcttaaaaatttcttcatttgcttttgataattgaacattaaaagtaaaaaagacaaaattctatttcaattcaacttatttgacaaaaatattttctatagaattatctcggatccaatttgcattctatttttctttttttcaataaagaaGACAAACAACATAACTTGCAAAATTTGCAACGCGAAAAgtctcattgaaaatatttcaatcgaATGGAAACGTCGATATCTATTGAATACTTCAGTAAAATCATCCAAAAATAATAGCAATTCGATAGAATTGGCCACCGAATTcgctaaatttatttatttaattcttcTGCACCTCATCTCAGGACTGATTTACCCATCCGTTGAATTTCCGcccattaatttaataattttttatccataGGTGAGAGTATCCGGGGGACAGGGTGGAAACGGTTCCATAAGTTTCCTCCAGGCGTGGGCGAACGAGCACGGTGGACCCGACGGAGGAGACGGTGGTCACGGAGGTCACGTAATCTTCCAGGTAATTGAGCTCAGTCTCCGTAAATTCCCCAATTTATTAAGGAATTAATCCATCGTTTGACAGCCAGAATTCTACTGCTCCAGGTCTCGAGGGACGTCACCAGTTTAAACCACCTGAAACCCGTTATCACCGCGGAAGAGGGTGAGAAAGGGTACAATAGAGACTGTCATGGCAAGAATGCACAGCACACTGTTGTCAAAGTGCCCATTGGAACTATTATCAGAAGCACTGACGGCAACATTCTGGGTGATCTGGAGGAGGAGGGGATGATGTTTATCGCCGCTCGAGGAGGtgctgggggacatggaaatgCCTTTTTCACTTCTGATGTTCAGCAAGCACCGAGAATCGCTGAGTTTGGGGCCAAGGGGGAGGAGAAACAGTATGTCCTTGAACTTAGGTCTATGGCACATGTTGGATTGGtaaagttttttatttttaatcccatttatttttaaaattttgtctGTTATCAATGGGAGGATGTTTTTGGTCTAGTGGTTAACGAGCTGGCCACATGAACAAAGCGTCTCATGACCGAAGATTGGAGACGAATTCATAGCTTCTGGAGTTGGTTATAAGTCAGCTagagactaaaaaaaaattttaatgaatattcatttacttcagaaaaggatttttcaaaaaatatcttaTTTGTTGAGTCGAGCCATTAGTACACACTTTCCgacttgaagaaaaaattcttcactaaaaaattatttaaaaattaattgaatacaaTGATGGACAGATTGGCCTTCCAAATGCTGGAAAAAGCACTCTTCTTCGTGCGATAACTCGGGCCCGTCCGAAGGTGGCATCCTATCCTTTCACCACCCTGAAACCTCACATAGGAATGGTGCAGTACGATGACTACGAACAAATAGCTGTTGCCGATTTACCTGGGATCATTGAGGACTCTCACAAGAACAAAGGCCTGGGCATAATGTTCCTTAAACATGCTGAAAGATGCGCTGCATTACTGTTTATTCTGGATATCAGTTTGGAGGAACCCTGGGAGCAGTTGTACATTCTCATGAACGAGATCAATCAGTTCAGTGATAAATTGATGGAGCGGCCGAAGATAGTCATCGCGAATAAAATTGATATCCCTGGAGCCGAggtaatgaataaaattagcTGAATTTAATGTCTTcaccaaaaataattgatctcGCTTTCATTAACTAGACGTTTACGAACACAagactttaatttttttaattcttaaaatttcaaattaataaatttaggttattcattaattcatttgaaattaaattctcaataataatactaataataattgattgattatgaAAGTAGagccaaataataataatatttttcctaataattgttatttttataaaattatgaagttgacgattttttaatggaaaaaaatttaatgccattttgaattgaatgaatttatttttttttaactcaggAAAAGCTGCAAAAgctgaaggaaaaaatcgatattcCGGTGGTTGCAATATCCGCCAAAATGGGGACAAATATTCCAACGTTGCTTCGAGATCTGCGTGTCATGTATGATCAAGAACTATCAAAACTTGGAAACGAAAAGTCAGGAGAATCTTCTGAGTAATGtaacatttatatttttcatgtaatatagtaaatatataaaattttcaaaaacgtATTGATCTACCTCTTCAAATCCTACCCTTAAACTTCGTCTTTTACGAGGACTAGTCTCTGCAGTTCtctaatttcataattaaattaataccaTTACACAACCCAAAATAACATGTCATAACCAATGACGACTAGTTCAATTCCGTAATAAACTTTAGAAAACTTAatggaatgaatgaaaaaatctgaaaatccTCTGACTAAAAATATTAACCGATTTATCACTGAATTTTTGGATAAACGTTACATACATAcaacataaaaatgttttcaacaaACTCGTGAATAATAAATCCCACTATAGTGCCGAATACTTTGAACTCTATAtttcttattaaaaaaaacgtaCAAAATCCGCAAAAATGCATAGCTCCCCTTGACTTCCCCACGTTAGGCCCCAAGTTTCATGCCAGCAAATTCCCTGGCAACTTTCAGAGCCTCCTCCAGAGCGTTCACATTTCCCCCAGAAGCCTGAGCAGATTCAGCTTTGCCACCTCCCTTTCCCCCCATCAGAGGTGAAATGGCCTGGATCCACTCATTAGCCTTGAGTCCCTTATCAACAGCTGATTTAGGAACAGCGCTGAGAGCAACGATTTTCTTCCCCTCCTCATCGACACTGAGGAGCAGAGCACTAGTCTCTGGTGACAACGCCTTGATCTTCTTCAGAGCCCCATCAAGAGCTTTTGTATTGCTGAAGGCTTCCAGTTGCTCCACGAGAACAGCCACTCCCACATTATTCTGAATTATCTCTGCGACCTTCTCCACAACGAGATTGGCGACTCTGGCTTTAGCAGCACGATCCTGATCATCCAGATTTTTCTTAAAGCCCTTTAGCAACACCCTCATCTCGTCCTTTCTCCAGTATGGAATGACAGCATGAGAAACATCGTCATTCAGCTCTACAATTTTTCTGACAACTTCCTTAGTATTTTTCAAGCAATCAGGGCCATTAATTTCCCTCTGGATATCGTTGAGTCTGTTCTGCAGCAGATCAGCCTTCTTCAGGGCCCTAGTCGCCTCGGGCCCAGTGAGAGCGATGATCCTCCTGATGCCCTTGGCAATAGCCTCCTCACTGGCTATCACAAAGTCCCCAATGTGCCCAGTATAATGTAAATGCGTTCCTCCGCAGAATTCAACACTCGTTGTCGTGCCAGCCGGACCCAGAGGATCCTTCTCCAGGTCCTCAACAGGTACTCCCATGCTCACGATCCTCACTGGATCCGGATAAGTCTCTTCGAACATCGCACGAAGACCATTTACAGTTTTTGCAACAGCAAGTTTACTCTCTTTAGCGTAAATCTTCCTGTTGTCCTTCACCATCTCGTTGGTGTAGGTCTCAGTGTCCTTAACCTGACTAGTTGACATCGCTCCCTTGTTCGTGAAGTCAAATCGCAGTCTGTCGGGGGCTACTAATGATCCTTTCTGATCAGCCTCTGTGCCTGGACGAGGGGAAAACAATCAGGTTTAATTGATGGAAATGATAAACGATAAATACTTCTCTAATTGATCGTTAATTAGAGAAGTTAAACAGGTTTTTATTAAATACGTGCTATTCTTAAAAGTCGAAAAAGTGTCCAGTAAACCTGAGGCTAAAATAAACCAGGTGTTACGTACCTAAAACCCTCCTCAGGGCATAATTAAGGGCGTGTGTGGCGGAGTGATTGCTCATCACCAGTCGTCTCCTAGAAGTGTCTATATTCAGCTGCAGTTGATCGCCCTTTCTCAGCACCCCAGTTCCCACCGTTCCAATATGCAGGACGTAACCCCCTCGGACCTGGACATTGGTCACCCTGACCTCCGCAGAGTCCTCTCCCTCGTTTCCCTCAGGACTTCCCTCCGGGGCCTTCACCAGGAAACCCTCGTCGTAGATTTGTCCCCCTTGCTCGGCGTAGAAACACGTCTTATCCAGGAGAACTCCAACCTCCTCCCCAGGTTGTGCCTCATCCACGAATTTCTTCTGCCTCCTCAGAGCTATGACTGTACCACTGCAAGGGGCGAAACTGTACTCAGCAGTGACCTCTTCATTCGTCGAGTAATTGTACTTCCAGGAGTCGTCTGTCGGTGAAACTCCAGAGCTCTGGAGCTCCGTAATTGCGTGAATGTCCAGGTTAATCTGATCATCAACACCACCAGCGTTACCCTGGGAGGTGATCTGAGCAAGTCTCTTGGACTCCTCGTAAGCTGTCATGTCAACAGTCAGGCCCTTCTCCTCGGCCATCAGCTGGGTGAGGTCCACGGGGAAGCCGTAAGTGTCGTACAACCGCCAGGCAACATCCCCAGGGACTGTCTTATCATTCAGTTTGGAGATGGTCTTGTCTAGCAGACTGCGACCTCGAGACAATGTCTTCAGGAATTGATTCTCCTCTTCGTTTATCACGTCGATAATTGACAATGGGTCCTTCTGCAACTCAGGGAAGATCTCTCCGAGGAGCTCCACGACAACGTGCACCAGGGAACCGAAAAATCCTGGCTTTGCATTCAGTTTCTCTGTGGCGTAGCGCACTGCGCGACGGAGAATTCTGCGAAGGACATAGCCTCGACCAGTATTGTTGGGCATTCCACCTGTTGAAGACATTTTTGAGGTCatgtttgaaaaatagaaagaTGGATTTAGAGAAGAAATGCACTGATTTGCCAGAGTATGTCAGTGTAATTTAGCACAAAAAGATGATTAGTAagtgataaattaatattaatgaatgaatataatgaatataaatcagtagtgaagtggtaaaacgagataagttgactcatCAAGAGTGATAGCTTCATTTTTTGATAACATGTATTATAGTGCTCAATACACTCCACAAAAAAAGTTACGAAGATTATacttaaaaattttgctatctccccGAAATTTCTAGATAGACATtaaaaactggtcaatagtcAAAAGTAACTTGTCTCTTTACCACATCGCTACTGAAATCCTTTGGACCATGTTCTACAACAGCATTTGTCATGCTAAATCTCCTTGAACTAGATCCAATACCCACCATCAGCGAGAGCAATGGTGATGGTCCTGGCATGATCAGCAAGAACTCTGTAAGCCATATCGATGCCATCACTGTCCTCAGCCCCAACTTTCCCCGTATAAGGACGAGCTCCAGTGCCCCTCTGTATGGCCTCAAAAAGGGGCATGAACAGATCAGTATCATAATTAGCCCTTTTGTTTTGAATAACCGAGACAAGTCGTTCGAGTCCAAGGCCACAATCGATGTGTTTCTTGGGAAGGCTTCGTAGGCTGCCATCAGACTCTCGATTGAACTGAATGAACACGAGATTCCATATCTCCAGGACATCTGGATCGTCCATGTTGACGAGATGAGCGGCTTCCCTGCCTCCAATGCGATCGTAGTGGAGCTCACTGCAGGGTCCACAGGGCCCAGTCTCCCCCATCTCCCAGAAATTGTCTTTCATGCTTCCTGGGAGAACGTGGGAGGGTGGAAGGCCCAGGGATAGCCAGAGGTCCTTGCACTCATTGTCTGGGGCAAGACCTGCACCCTCGTCACCCCCAAAGTACGTCACGTAGAGACGATCCCCTGGCAGCCCCAGGACCTGCGTCAGGAACTCCCAGGCCCACGTGCAGATCTCTTTCTTGAAGTAATCACCAAACGACCAGTTGCCCATCATCTCGAAGAATGTGTGATGGTAGACGTCCTTGCCCACGTCGTCGAGATCGTTGTGTTTACCACCAGCACGAATGCATTTCTGGGAGTTCACCACACGAACCCAACGGGACATATCACTGTTGGGATCAACTGTGCCCAGAAATATCGGCTTAAACTGAAAATCGAACGTCATTGGAGGATTAGAAGTCGTTAATTCGATTACCCAGAGACGATTACATGTAATTTAtccccaataaaattttgtttttcataatTTGTCTTGTTATCACGTGGAGCATCCATTATTGGGAAAAATGGTGTTCCATTTTGACTTCTGGCTTCTTAAgtttttttcaggtttttttttatgaacatAACCTCTTAAagtcttcgaaaaaaatcataggaTATTTATACTCGACAATTTTTCTGTGAGGAACCCATTTATGGAGATAACTGAACTCACAGAGGATTTTTTCCGTTAAAAAAAGAGAATCTTTTGATAtcaaagaggaaaaaatgcagtaaaatgGAAGTTTTCTAACCCCTTGTTGCTACAAAAATCCTAGACACGAGTTTACCTGATTATTTCGCTTCAATCAACATCAAAATGAACCCATTCATTCAGAAATCGTTGTTTATTCACCTGATTCATGCCAGCATTAGTAAACAGCAGTGTTGGATCATCATGAGGAATTGTCGAGTTCGAGTGGACGTACTCATGGCCTTTGCTCTTGAAGAAGTCGATATAGGCGGAACGAATCTCCTTGGCTGTCATTGATGAATTCATCTTGTGCTTTCTGAAACCACTGAAGACCAACAATCAGCACCTTTGATGCCATATGGCATGCAGGCAACCTCGAAATCCGGTTGCATCAGAGATCAATAAATTGGCGAGAAAATTCTACTTACACTTGTGTCCACTGATAACTGTCACAGAAGACTTCACCACGAAATCAATTCCACTGTCAGGTCTGAAATAATTGGTGAAGGTCGAGATATTGTTCAAGCCCGGCTGATTATGATCCTGTGATCCTTTACGTGGATGTTGttcaccagaaaaaaattgtgcaacACTTGTGAACACTGACCTAACTTGTTGTTAATAAACAGAGGTCACTACTTACAAATACCGTGAGTTGTCAAGGTATGATACCCTGGATTCACCTCAGTACCGACGAACAGATAGTGGTGCTCTCCCTCGTCAGGGGGTGGCACCACGACTTGACTGGGATCACCTCAAGTCCCTCAAGTCGAGAGAACTGAGTCTCCTTGACATGACACAATGCAGGgtcctgcgcatgcgcattcGGCCACACCAGAATATTTATTCTTTAATGCATTAACATGGCATAAATAATGATTGATAGACTAATGATAATGGACTATATATCACCATTTTGAAGTTATTGACAATGTTTATTTTGgccttcaattgaaaaataaaaaatgggatgCTACTTTCttctaaaaatgtttttaattaacaaaaaaagtaGACATTCACTATCAAAGTTAACTACTTGAGTAACAATGCTCTACAATAAATCTTCAAATGATCTGCCTGGATCTTTACCGGAAGCGGCAGAATTTACTGATGTTATCCTGTCTTTGTCCATACCTTTTTCCCCAAGGTGGCATAATTGcaacatatatattttattaattgaaacaTTTAAAATGTTTCATATAAGAAACTTGTCATCAATTCTTCAGATatacagaaaaaatttaaaggatgtattcattttttaccaGTTCAGATCCCCTGAAATGGGTGTAAAactctaattaattattccaaaatATTGAACAATGTTTTCGgcactaaaaaaaataggatcCAAGGACATTCTCGGGTTTTATAGAGAGTTGAGAAAGCTTggaatttgaagaaaaaaaaaaaatattttatttacataCATACGTAAAAATGTCAATTCGTTTATATCAATCTTTTTATTTACAATGGTTTTTCACCTAAACAATCACTATTTTACTTGACTTCTCCAAGTAATAACAATATTTCTGAGGTGCCATTTGGCCGAATTAACTGTACCATCGTCCTGTATTAGCTCATTTTTCCTGATAAACTCACATTCATGGTGCAGAATATCAGTATAATCGTGCACATGATTGATTACATTCTTCGAAACTTCGATGAGTTGTTGAACTTGATCCTTATTAAATGTCTcgtataataaattattttgtaaaatgtGGTTAAGAGAGCTCACGAAGGCTAAATAAGATGTcactttcatattttttggtaattttggAATCAGAGTTTTCAGAACATCAAGCAGCATAAACTGCATGTGACTGTCCTTATCATTGGAATCCCTTAATACATTAAGCAAATTCTTAACAACATTCACCATCAACTCGATGGCTTCAACATCTCGAGAGTTAAGTTCACTGGCAACttcacttaaccaaataagcAGTGCAGAATTACGACAGAACACACCAGCTTTTGGAATCTTTACAGTTGAGTTGATAATCTGAAGAATGAGAATTTTCGTCCCAGGATCTGCGAGTACACTTCCATAAACGTAGAAAAGTATTCGGTACAAGAAGCATTTCGATAAAATTTGCATTTCCAATGTCGTCTTCAAACCATCTCGAATTATCTCGAGGATCCAGTGCCTATGTACTTTGTGATTAATGTCAGAGCTGTTGAACAGCGTTAAAAATTCGGGAATACTTCTCAGGTCTAGCTCCGATTTggccatgaaaaaattttgcagaGGGACAAAGAGTGGGTTCAATGGTTCAGTGGCAACCAGTGCACTTTTTGCTAGAAATGTCGAGATGAAACAATTCAGACGAATATCAGTAAATGGCTCCATTGACGTGGCATTCCGAATACCATTCCGAACTGCATCAATCATACGCATCCAGAGTAATTTCTCTTTCGATCTGAAAAAGtgccaaaaaatagtgtgagtgaaagtgaaataataataataataatgaaagtgagtgaaagtgaaataataataataataatactaataataataataatgataataataatggatATAGCGGACAAGTCCCAGCATTTgtggtaattaattttccccacaagaaaaaaattaacgcaaTCAGAAATCCTACACAATTATATTGTTTTTAGATTGCACTTTTGTAGCGGTCTAAGTACCATTGGCTGGTCATCAAAtgtattaagaaaaaaaaaaagacaaaacaaaataaaaaatgttataatcACCTAGTAGCTTCCAAATGAAAATAGAACCTGGATATCACTGTGAATGCTGCCATACGAGTTTCCAAAGAGGCGCTTCCGCAGGCAGCGAATACCAGAGCTAATGCCCCAGACCGAGTGACATTATGACAAGCAATAACATTATTCTCCGCCAGCAAGTGTGTCAACAATGGTAAATAAAATGCCGGATCATATACGTTTTCATCATTATGTAATTCCTTTGGCTGTAGAGTCCTTTGAACTGGATAATTTGCGATTGTATTTTTAACGGTATCGATATTGAAAAGTTGTAGAACTTGCGAGACCGAAGGCTGCCGCCAAATTGCATTGTCCGTTTCACCCCTGACACTGTGATGAGAGGCTGCAGCTTCTCCATATAAATAAGGTTGATAATCTGTGAATTTTATTCCTGAACTCTCATAGTATTGAAGAATAAGCAAAATTCGTTGATCGGATATAGTCAATGTTGCATTATAAGCGGATAAAAAGAGGGGAATGTGCGACGACATCATGACACTTGGATTTTTCTTTACAAGAATGAAGATGAGTTGGAGTAAATCCTTCTTGGCGCTGTGAGAACTGATCATGAGGTTTACAAACTCCGAGTGTGACGTTGTCATTTCGAATAATGTTTTGACGTATTCAGTTTCACTTCTATCCTCGTATACAATATCACAGACTTCTGACAATATCTTCAGCAGCGACAGATTTTTTTGATCAATCTTGGAGTTTTTCATTCCTGATTTTAGAGCAAATCTCGTGAATTGGAACCACAAACTACTTTTGCTCAGGTCTTCAAAGATGAAATTTTTGTCGGTAGATTTAAGATTGGTAATTGTTTGGGAAATATGTGTGCAGAGAGTTTCAATTTGATTAGTGTCTTTAGCATTTTTCTTTAATGTTGACACCATTAAATGGATGAAAACTTGAAGAACTTGACGCAGGATTTCCTGTGGATTTTTAtgcaattttgaaaatctttCGAACAGATGGTGAACAAGTTTCGTATAGTTAAAGTCCACAGTCTCCAATTTGTCTCCActggacaatatttttttagatatACTCTCGCAGGTTTCAAGACTAAAGCAAGAGTCTATCAAATACGCAACTGCATCTACATTCTGAGTGATCCAATCTTTATTATCCAcatgaaataaaaagtaaTTAATAATACTTTTCTCGTATTCCTTGCAAACTCTGAAGAGAAACTCCGAATCCCATTTGTGAGTTAAATTGCTTGATAAAACTTTGAATATGAGTTGACGACTTTGAATTCGTGATTCTTCCATTAGAATGTATTTCGTAAAGAGAGAAATCAACTTTGGATTTCTTTCGGTGAGAAACGATATCAGTGTAATTGTTGATTCATCACATTTGTTTTCTAACAAAGAATTGAAGATTTTGTGATCAACTATAACGATATGATGAGGGAAAATGGTGAGAAATTTATGGAGagaattttcccaaatttccACGTTTATCCCTGTGTATTTCAGATATGTCATCTGAATACATAACTTGTGAAATAGTTGTGTTTCTTCGGGTGATTCCGTGATATCTTCTAATTGTAATCGTTGCGACAATAACTCGAGCACTTTTGGAGCCACCTCTCCCCAAATCGATAATCTCTTTTTATCTTTGCTGGCGAAACTCCCTTTTGGTAAGTTTGTTAGACTCTTGACAAGTCCTAAAAGGTCAGAagatgataattgaaaaatttcgatgaatttcaCTAAGCACAGCGTCGTCTTTAGGGTCCAACCACCTGCACATTTTCTTAGAACTTTTTCTaattgtgaaattaatttattcttcaaGAAGAGGAATAAATTCGGAACGACAGATTTGTCATTAAcgtcaatgattttttcaaaaatattaacaaGACCAGTAGTCACAATTCTGTCTGTTTCAGATTTTCCTTCTGGAATTGGATTAAAAGAATCAACAAGTATTGGATGAGTCAATATATGTGTAGAGCATTCAATCGCACAATTTGCATCACAAGAAATCCCATAATTTCTTTTACAAAAAGTCAACAGTGCGATTATCGCATATTCATATCGATCAAACTGTTGCTGATTTAGTTTTTTCCTTTGAATGCCCTGAGTCAAATAGAAGACAGTCATTTTGAGTAAATTCAGAATTTCGTAATTCGAATTGCAACTATTTTTGTCATCTAGGACTTTATCAATTTCGTGTATCTCTTCAGTGGAAAGTAAAATActgctgaatttttcaaaaacattGTTCCATAATGTTCTCCTCAAGGGTTCTGGAGTTTCTCCCTCAGCCCAGcttttcaaatattcaatttcttcACCTTGAATGCCCTCATTAAGACAAATCAAAGTTCTTGGTGACAGTTGGTAGTGCAGTGTCAACATCGTAATGAAACCAACAAATTTTCCCGGTgtttcattccattttttcctcaaacttTCGTAACATGTggataaaattaatggaatattCGTTGTTGGTTGAATCAGTTTACTCACGtcattatcatttttcgtTGTTTCTTGGGCTCCTTGAATTTCATCGATAATCTTCTGATATTTCGAGGGATGTTTCACTGCCTTGGAAATCATTTTCACTAGCCACTGAGTGACACCAACTCTCTCTCTGGAATTCTTGATAAGTTTAATACTGTTCAACCAAATATCCATTTGGTTCTCACAGttcttaaatatatttaattcattaaacaaCATCTTTGTTGTCTCTGTTCCCCTGGACCATAATCTCTCAAGATGATCTGGTAGagagattaaaaataatagagTAGTTTCCAGAAATTCTTTGtccattttaaaaatattaggaTTTAAAACTTGAATTGTTTGAATGGCTTGTAATTTCATGGAGGTTAATTCCTCTTCATTGATGTCTACAAGATCATTTATTGAGGTGAGTAATATGCGAGAATCCTCTTTCCAGTTTCCAAGACCTCCTGAAGACAGCCATTCAGGGAATAGCAGACGATATTGTTGCATTAAAtctaaaattgatgaaaaatatttagattTCGGTGGACTGAGTTGTATCTCCTCCAAATTTACGGCCTCGACGTTTTGGTCGGGTTCATTTTCTTGTCTCCATGCCCTCAGAATATTTTCCACGGAGGGTACATTCTTCAAAACATAATCAGTGACATGAGAATATAAAGTTGAATATTCAGAACTGCTTACATGTCTTTCGGCAGCATTCAAGAATTTCCGCAGTTGGGTTAGCATAATTGTGAGAGTTGCAACAGCTTCATAACGTAAAACCATAGTTGATGAGATTAGAGCAGGTGTAACGGCATTTTTTAATACCGTCAAGGGCATAGTTAATGTCAGTGTGGCAGAGAGCAGTTGAGGAGGCGTTAATTCTGGGAGTGAATGCTCGAGAAAATTTTCAGGTGCAACAGCAGAGAGAACTCTCCTGACGAAATCCATCACCGAAATCCACTTTTTCGAAGCTCTAGGTACCAAGAAGGGTTCAGTATACAGTAATTGAGGCTTTATAAGATCAGGACAAGCAGCCAGAATTTTACAAACCAAATCACAAGGTTTTTCATGCTCCCAGGGATGCTCTAAGCTCTGGAGTACTGTATTCACCAGTCGGTTGTATTTTTTCCCAGTTGTCCCGAGAGTCttgtcgttgaaaattatcccATAACGATTTGACGTCAGCAGGACcgttaaaaaatcatgaactcCTTCAATCGTGATAGCCCTCTCTTCTGGATCCATACAGTCAGCTAAGGATTTGCGTTTTTTAtcctcaaatccgggccagttACTCGGGCCTTTCCAGTTATACAGAGACACTAAACTATAAACAACTGGGGTCGAGAACACATGTAGTTTTAGCGTTTTACTAATACCATTGTTCTCCAGTACGTAAGTCTTGACTGTCTTTAAGATGAGCAGCACATTGTCATGAGAATCATAAATGAGATCTGGAAAAATACTAGTGAGCAATCCACGTTTGTCCAGAAGTCCCCTAACCACTGAGGACCTACCATCTACCaaaaatgagagaataaaatgaataaaacacGTTCTAACACTCTCGGGATCCGTTGGCTTCACCTGTTTTGACATCAGAGTCAATGTCTCTTGGTGAAAAGAGAGATGAGTGAGTAATTCTAGAGGCAGAGTGCCCCCTAACGATACCATTGATGTGAGCAAACGTAAAACAGTTTTTCGTTGTTTTGAATTACTCTGGTTCGACATCAGCCCATAAACTTTTGACAGATGTACGTTTATCAGGTGGTGGCAGGCCTCCTGAGCTGGTGTTATT
This genomic interval from Diachasmimorpha longicaudata isolate KC_UGA_2023 chromosome 4, iyDiaLong2, whole genome shotgun sequence contains the following:
- the LOC135161388 gene encoding alanine--tRNA ligase, cytoplasmic — its product is MNSSMTAKEIRSAYIDFFKSKGHEYVHSNSTIPHDDPTLLFTNAGMNQFKPIFLGTVDPNSDMSRWVRVVNSQKCIRAGGKHNDLDDVGKDVYHHTFFEMMGNWSFGDYFKKEICTWAWEFLTQVLGLPGDRLYVTYFGGDEGAGLAPDNECKDLWLSLGLPPSHVLPGSMKDNFWEMGETGPCGPCSELHYDRIGGREAAHLVNMDDPDVLEIWNLVFIQFNRESDGSLRSLPKKHIDCGLGLERLVSVIQNKRANYDTDLFMPLFEAIQRGTGARPYTGKVGAEDSDGIDMAYRVLADHARTITIALADGGMPNNTGRGYVLRRILRRAVRYATEKLNAKPGFFGSLVHVVVELLGEIFPELQKDPLSIIDVINEEENQFLKTLSRGRSLLDKTISKLNDKTVPGDVAWRLYDTYGFPVDLTQLMAEEKGLTVDMTAYEESKRLAQITSQGNAGGVDDQINLDIHAITELQSSGVSPTDDSWKYNYSTNEEVTAEYSFAPCSGTVIALRRQKKFVDEAQPGEEVGVLLDKTCFYAEQGGQIYDEGFLVKAPEGSPEGNEGEDSAEVRVTNVQVRGGYVLHIGTVGTGVLRKGDQLQLNIDTSRRRLVMSNHSATHALNYALRRVLGTEADQKGSLVAPDRLRFDFTNKGAMSTSQVKDTETYTNEMVKDNRKIYAKESKLAVAKTVNGLRAMFEETYPDPVRIVSMGVPVEDLEKDPLGPAGTTTSVEFCGGTHLHYTGHIGDFVIASEEAIAKGIRRIIALTGPEATRALKKADLLQNRLNDIQREINGPDCLKNTKEVVRKIVELNDDVSHAVIPYWRKDEMRVLLKGFKKNLDDQDRAAKARVANLVVEKVAEIIQNNVGVAVLVEQLEAFSNTKALDGALKKIKALSPETSALLLSVDEEGKKIVALSAVPKSAVDKGLKANEWIQAISPLMGGKGGGKAESAQASGGNVNALEEALKVAREFAGMKLGA
- the LOC135161393 gene encoding mitochondrial ribosome-associated GTPase 2 isoform X1 produces the protein MQALQRLSSLVIRHSIRKQNPTELCKIIRGVKLHLIREHPRKLFHCTSCFRNDESVALPLRSRKPKSTRDTLQYFVDVKQVRVSGGQGGNGSISFLQAWANEHGGPDGGDGGHGGHVIFQVSRDVTSLNHLKPVITAEEGEKGYNRDCHGKNAQHTVVKVPIGTIIRSTDGNILGDLEEEGMMFIAARGGAGGHGNAFFTSDVQQAPRIAEFGAKGEEKQYVLELRSMAHVGLIGLPNAGKSTLLRAITRARPKVASYPFTTLKPHIGMVQYDDYEQIAVADLPGIIEDSHKNKGLGIMFLKHAERCAALLFILDISLEEPWEQLYILMNEINQFSDKLMERPKIVIANKIDIPGAEEKLQKLKEKIDIPVVAISAKMGTNIPTLLRDLRVMYDQELSKLGNEKSGESSE